From a region of the Nonlabens sp. Hel1_33_55 genome:
- a CDS encoding DUF6909 family protein: protein MPIINVEPRTRAQESTNAIERMYITMRHLFNRGFYKPMGVSGESLRESLLTIRPEIYGSIAEDKIELSGLLYVMDRLPMGIEECTYINLTSDEGYSGSHFKPIIPKKRRRNCYRIDKQQMNIEITRGRSEIYDILTHLTFLMVESHKIMKRVIINDDGSTTRDWKCLEDAVEKDELTQEEKEVAVIHTANILGRTFDEVMQVYRSFATPDNPNQFLSTIYYLGLLGKHEILDEQKRIITFSPVLRERLGHHIHGDRWAMRIKKHLIDHNLFDRPLHIISANLHSVMNSVYGPKVLAAQIGKKGRMETFASLSEPSGKKNRDAIKKYALQHGMQELKDQSGTNIDVQVFDTSKTSFEHVGFCEDRFRESDNNNKPVLIVMDYAFGEQAYETLDELLKPYKDGIVPRHMNIKSVSIMGKAGILEGEKGDIMVPDAHVFEGTADNYPFKNRLSKKDLATVGLNVVSGSMVTVLGTSLQNKDVLEYFYNSSWRVIGLEMEGAHYQKAIQAASKVRRSISKKVRVRYAYYASDNPLKTGHTLASGGLGLTGVKPVYVITEKILEQILKESLPKVEDQKVNQ, encoded by the coding sequence ATGCCTATAATCAACGTAGAACCTAGAACGAGAGCACAAGAAAGCACCAATGCCATTGAACGCATGTACATCACCATGCGACATTTATTCAATCGAGGTTTTTATAAGCCTATGGGCGTGAGCGGTGAATCTTTAAGAGAATCGTTATTAACGATTAGACCTGAGATTTACGGCTCCATTGCAGAGGATAAGATCGAGTTAAGCGGTTTGCTTTATGTTATGGACAGATTGCCCATGGGCATCGAGGAGTGTACCTACATCAATTTAACCAGTGATGAAGGCTACAGCGGTTCACACTTTAAGCCTATTATCCCTAAAAAGCGCCGTCGCAACTGCTATCGTATCGATAAGCAACAGATGAATATTGAGATCACTCGCGGCCGGTCAGAGATCTATGATATCCTGACGCACCTTACTTTCTTGATGGTGGAGTCTCACAAAATCATGAAACGAGTCATCATTAATGATGATGGTAGCACCACAAGAGACTGGAAATGTCTTGAAGATGCCGTTGAAAAAGATGAGCTAACCCAAGAGGAAAAAGAAGTAGCAGTCATTCATACAGCCAACATTCTGGGTAGGACCTTTGATGAGGTGATGCAAGTGTATCGCTCATTTGCAACACCAGATAATCCCAATCAGTTTTTAAGCACGATTTATTATTTAGGATTGCTGGGCAAACACGAGATCCTTGATGAGCAAAAGCGCATCATCACCTTTTCTCCAGTCTTGCGAGAACGATTAGGGCACCATATTCATGGTGATCGATGGGCGATGCGCATCAAGAAACACCTGATAGATCATAACCTTTTTGACAGGCCACTGCACATCATAAGTGCCAACCTGCATTCTGTTATGAATTCGGTTTACGGGCCTAAGGTTCTTGCCGCGCAGATCGGTAAAAAGGGACGTATGGAGACCTTTGCCTCGCTTAGTGAACCTAGTGGGAAGAAGAACCGCGATGCCATTAAAAAGTATGCCTTGCAGCATGGTATGCAAGAGCTTAAAGATCAAAGTGGTACCAACATAGATGTACAGGTATTTGATACTTCTAAGACTTCGTTTGAGCACGTTGGTTTTTGTGAAGACCGCTTTCGCGAAAGCGATAACAACAACAAACCCGTTCTAATAGTGATGGACTATGCTTTTGGCGAGCAGGCGTATGAAACACTGGACGAATTGCTCAAACCTTATAAAGATGGAATTGTGCCCAGACATATGAACATCAAGAGTGTGAGTATTATGGGAAAGGCTGGAATATTGGAAGGTGAAAAGGGCGACATCATGGTACCAGACGCGCACGTATTTGAGGGAACGGCAGATAATTATCCTTTTAAAAACAGACTGTCCAAAAAAGATCTCGCCACAGTAGGTCTGAACGTAGTTTCTGGATCTATGGTTACTGTTCTAGGTACATCGCTCCAAAATAAAGACGTCCTAGAATACTTCTACAATTCCAGCTGGCGCGTTATTGGATTAGAAATGGAAGGTGCTCATTACCAGAAAGCAATCCAGGCAGCCTCTAAGGTGCGCCGTAGCATCTCAAAGAAGGTGCGCGTGCGATACGCTTATTATGCGAGTGACAATCCACTTAAAACGGGTCATACACTTGCCAGTGGTGGCCTGGGACTTACCGGTGTCAAA